The Bdellovibrionales bacterium genome segment CTATTTCGAGTTGTCATACTATGATCTCCGATCTATTGAGTTATTGAGTTATTGAGCAATGTTATCAAAAATGAGTTCTGTTCCAGGGGCTGTTTCTCTTGGTATGTTGACCTTAAGAACCGCGAGGCCAGATGGATTCGGATCAGAATCTGGATAGGGCTCGACCGTAACGACGACATTGTGGCCCCCATCGACCAGATTGTGGCCCAAGGTAACAAAATCAGATCCTGGTACCTGTGGAAAATTCAGAGCCAATGGTCCTGCAAATTTTCCTGCTGCATCGGAGTCGATTCCGCCGTTTGAACGAAAGAGACCGGTGGAGAACTTTTTCCCGGTGCAATCGTCGACAATCCACCCTTCGTAAACCTGATTTTTTGGCAACTCAGGCAGATCAAGTGAAAATGAGCCAGAGCCTGGATCAATAAACCAAACACCCCTATTTGTTGGTCCATTGATTTCTGTCGGCGCCGCAATCAACACTTTTCCGTTTGCGCTCTTGAGATCCATGCTTCGCCCGTTGGCAATTTGTGTTCCCAAAACCCATCCCAGCAGACCCAGGCTTATCTTTATGTAGCAATGTTTCACTTTCCCCTCCTTTTATGCGTGTATTCGCACAATAGAAAGTACTTTGAAACAACCCGTGTGTAATGATTAGAGATACTTACTATTGAGATTAGCATGGCTAATCTTTAGGATCGTGAAAAGACCAGAAAGTCTACTTTCGTTTTAATCAGCGGCATGATAAACGAATTTGTATATGGCGCGAGACATCCATGTTGATCAAATAAAGAAGCTGTGGATATTAGATCTGGTCATCCAAAAGGGTAGCCTAAGGAAGGCTGCTCTTCATGCGAAAATTTCACCCAGTGCCATTTCGCAAACTCTTTCCTCTTTGGAGCAGGCATTTGGTAAATCTTTGCTTATCCGCGATCGTGGAAAGGCAATTCCGACCCAAGATGCATTAGCAATTCTCGAAATCGTAAGGCCTGCATTTGATGCGTTTGATCGTTTGCGATTTTACACCGGTGCACCTGCTCCAAAGATGAGTTGGCTAAATTTTGGAACCTATGAAAGTATAGCAATGGATCTATTGCCTGGTTTGATTCACAGCTTGAGGGAGAAACTGCCGGATCTGAGGCTTGGACTTCGGATCAGCAGGACTTCTCACCTTCTTACAATGGTGCGAAAGGGCGAACTCTGCTCTGCATTGATCGCTGAGGTCGATGATCTCCAGCGATTTTATGTGAAGGATGTTTCAGAAGATAGGTTGGGTTTGTATGTTTCGAAGGTCCACCCCATTTCAAATTACGGATGGAGCGCCATTCAGGAGTTTGGCTTCGGCTCTTTAGCCCCTGGTAAAGATGGCCTCCCGAGATATTTCACAAAGTTCGTCCGGCAACACGAACTCACAAAGCCTACGATATTGAGTGATAGCTTTGAAACTCTCCGTGCGGCAGCGGCGGCCGGCTCTATTGTAGCGGTTCTTCCCAACCGCGTGGCAAAGAGACTTGATGATTTAATTGAGATTTCACCAAAACGATCTAACGGAAAACTACCAAAGGAGACGGGACAACACAGGATCTACGTTGTCAGTCAGACAAACTGTGACAGAGCTGAAGCAGACTTTATTGCGGAAGTAGCAGGAAAACTCCTGAGCGATCATCGTTAGACGCTGGTGGAGACAAGCTGCTGAATTCAGAACCGAATGCATAGTTTGAGCGACCTGACCCATCCCTCGAAAATAACTGGAGCCTCTCGCAAAATTGGTCGCGTCCCTTATTTACTTTTTTACTTCAACGGCGGGATATTCTTCAAAGTACTTTTCGCCATTCACACCGTAGTAAATGACCTTACGTCCGACAAAATCAGCATCGTACCCAATGACTCCGGCTTGCCATGCGGATTGCAGAAACTCAGGAAACGTACTTCGACCCTCTTGATCAGTCCTAATCGCGGCAAGGAGAGCCTCGAGATTAAACTTTGGAATTTCATGAGTGCCCGTTACAAGAGGGCTTCCTTGTTGATCGCACTGCCAGCACAAGCGCTAGAAGCTGAGTTTTATCTCCCATCTCACTTACAAAAACCAAAATAAACGAATTGATTACCGCTTCTATGAAAACCTCACTTGAACCGAATTTTAGTCAATATGCAAAGTAGATGGTTCGAAACAAAGATTCAAGAGTTCAGTTGGCTCGAATGTTTTAGAAATTGGCGGAGAGAAGTCGGCGAATTTAGAACTGAAGCAATTTTGTGGGCCGCTTAACAGTCAACCCTCTGATACTCCACGACAAGATTCTGGTTCCCAATTTTGCAAATTCTGGTTCCGCGATGAAGCGATTCTGCTTCCCATTGTGGTTCAGAATATGAAGAGTGGCTCCCTGGGGACAAAAATGTCATCGACCAGCGGTCTTTTTGAGAGCCAATAGCTTTTGGGACGGCCAAAACTCGCTTGAGAGAACTACATCGAACGCTAAGTCAGGACAAAAAAATTAATAGACTGTTTTAACGGACTCATTGAATCAATTTATAGAAATCGAAATTCAATACATAGCCAGTTTCAACTTTAGATTCACCAACAATACTGACTGTCTTTTTGAGCGTATCGAGAATTGCTTCCTTTACTCGAAATGCGCCGTCATGGGATATGCTCAGACAGGCTGAATAATGCAGGTCCTCTTTGTTAAGAAATTGTAGGTTGGAAATACAGTGCATTCTCCAGTTGATATGATGCTTGAGAATCATTTCAGATTCATTCCCAAGATGAACATGGCGTGGCCCAGGCAGGAGAAGGTCCTTCTCACTCTTGAGCACTCCAATTCTCAAAAGAAACTCCACAATCTCGGCAACGCGCACCCTTGGGAGACGAAGGGCTTCCGCAAGCGATGGGACGGTCCGATAGTTGGGAAGAGAGCATAGAACGTGTGCGGCTCCATAAACGGCGCTTGAATAGAAGTGCTCCCTGTCTTTCTCCGAAATCGCATTATCGACATTAAGTCGCTTACTAATATTTAATCTCTCATCTCGCATTTTTTGAATTTTGGATTCAAAACGCTTCTTCAGTTTCGACGAACCAGCCCGATCTTGGAGCAATAGCAAAATAAAATATTCGCCCTCCTCCTCTGTGTGTCCAAAGAATGTGTTTATGGCCTCAGCCTGTTCAAGTGAAAACTCAGCTTTGCCTTTGAGGACTTGAGATACATACGTGGTGTGGATTTGAATTGCTGCTGCTAACTCTTTACGTGAACCAGAGCGGCTTCCTTCCGGTCCAAGCCGCGAGATTAAATATGCTCTGTAACTTAGAAATTCCCAGACCTGCATTCAACAATGATATCAATGTCTTGTACGTAAATAAATAAAAACTCTTATTAAAGCATGATAATTTATCAAATTAATCTATAAATATTGATGCATTGCATACATATTGGCCTCAGAAACGCGGCGACAACCGCAAAACAAAGGAGTACGAAATGAAAAAGGTAGTTTTGGCAATGGCGCTTGTGATGTTTGGAACAGCAGCCAACGCTATGAGTCCTGGCCGTTATGAACAGAAGCTCGGCGATGGTTCGACAGATATTCTGTTAATCAATCAAGACGGCTCCATGAGCATAGAGCAAACCAGGCAGATTGGCGGTCCAGGTGGGATTTCCAATGAGGGCGTAGTTCCCTATCCAACTGTGTGCCGAGTGAAAACGTGGGGCAAATTTGTTTCACAGGACGCACAGTACATTCAGTATCAAGCGAAGTATATGCACCAGACAGACTTGCCGGGCCTTCGAGAGACAGAAGAACATTGTGACCGATACATCGGGGAATTCAATGGCCGTGCGCTTACAGGTCAAGTTCGATTTTCCCTCAAAAAGTCTGATTACACTCGAAAGTAATCCGTCCTATGAATAGCTCGGCATCCGCGAATAGCAACGGCGATTCCGAGCTACCTAATTTTAAGCACAATGGTTGCACTAATGAGGCTAGTTATGGGTTCAATAAGGTTAAAAATCGCTATTATCGCGCTTATCGGCGTTACGATCATGTCCTGCACAAGGAATGTGACGAATAACGTCCCTGGTGCCAATCCTTCGACACCTAAATCCCAACCTTCCGGCCAAACGACCGCACCGAATGGGCAGTCTGAATATGGCGGCGTTATCAATGGTGGAGGCGGGAAAGGCGTACTTTGCAAAAAGAAAGATGGCCAGACCCTTGAAACGCTAGACCTCTATGAAGCTCGGACCCTTTATCATCTTACACTGCTTAATCTGGGGACTTCTGAAGAGACCGCGAAGGGAAAACTTGCAGAGCTTTTGGCTCGCCACTTTTGGAACCCATATAACGTCGAGATCTCGCTGTTCACAAGATACATGAAAGATTCGATGATTCAGGAATTTTTGAGCAACATTCGCTTCATTGAGTCAGGCAAAAAACTCAAGCTGGTAAACGATTCGTTTGAACCGACATTAGAAAACGGGTGTGAATCGGTTCAGATTGCATTCTACTACGATGAAAGCGTTCTGCTTGTAGATAAAGCTCTCTGGGAACAATTGAACTGGACTAACAAAATGGCTCTCATTGCACATGAAGCTTTGTACTTTTTGGCTCGTCAGAGTGGAACCAAGAATTCAATGAGCACCCGCAAGCTCGTTGGGTTGTTATTTTCTACAAAAGGGCTGCGGCCTTTGGCTGACGGTTCTCCGCGTGATTCTAAGAATTTCTTGGATTGCAAAGTAGAATCTAATGGCTTTTCTCGCGGGCATTTCTTTATGTACCCAGGGCAAGATCAAGATGGGACAAAAGGAATCGATTTGCTGTTCTTTGACCTGGGAACTGACGGCTCCTTGTTCAGGACGTCAGCGTTTGCGACAGATCTTTCCTTCGTTCAAATTCAGTCACCCCGATTCCTTGGCGTGCGAGAAGCTGCATTGATTAAAGATACGTATCTGGTTCGAGATCGAATCCGCCTGAACTTCAAAGGCATACGCGATGGTAGCCTCAAGGCTGACCTAAGAATTTTGCAAGGTGCGGGAAGTTCTATTGCGGCAAATTTTGATGTCACTTGTCCATTGCCCGCCGACTTCTCTGGCTTAGAGCCACAAGATACCGAGCCAGGTCGATTTGAACAAAAACACGGAGATGGTTCTATTGATGTTCTGACAATCAATCGCAATGGCTCTTTGATTTTAGAACAAACGCGCCAATTGGGTGGAACGGGTGGTGTCACCAACTTCGGCGTGGCTCCCTACCCAACAGTTTGCCGTTACAAAGAGTTCGGCATGATTCTTTCTCAGAATGACAACGAGATTCAGTACATGGTTACTTCCGGTGAGCTTGGCGATCTACAAGGACTTCGTGATACGCAACATTGCACTAGCTACATCGATGCCTTTAACAGGGAAGCTGCTGATGGTTCGCTTCGGTTTACAATTCGGAAGTCCGAATTCATCAAGGTTCAATAATAGAAAAGAATCGCTCCTTATTACCAAGTGAAGGTGTACTGCCCATCAACGTAGAAAATTTGCCCATAGATTGTGGCTGTTGACCCATTGTCGAGAACCACTTCGAGCTTTCCGTCGTAACAAACGGGAGCAATGCCAACGCTGGCGGTGTCAGGCATACCGAGACCGTTCCACCTTATGTGATCGCGCCAAGGGAGTTGATCACAAAAATGCCAAGATTAGTTTGGCCCGGAAAATTGCTTCGATTGCATTGTGCCTCCTGAAAAACAACGACAAGTACAACGAAAACTATTCTGATTATTTAAAGGAGCGCAAGAAGTTACGAAAAGAATTTCTTGAACAAAACTTCGGATGAAGTTCAAGGTGCAGGATAAGGCCCAATATTTTCTTGACGGTCTAACGATAAAATACGTCCATTTGAAGACTGGCACGCCTGCGCTTTTAATCCAGCATTGTTATGGCGCGAAATATCCAATGGAGCGGCATTATTATAAGTTGTCAGCCATCCCGAAGGGGACTTGGAGTCTGAAGAGGCCCAAGCAGAAGAATGAATGCGCTAGAAGCATAAATCCGATCAAAACAATGGAAGAGGTTCATAGAAAAACTTCCATGCATATTCGAACAAGAAAGATACTAGACACGACGACCGGGGATGCAAGCCTCAGATCTCAGTTTAGCCCAAGAAATTGGGACATGGAATACTATTACCTGAAGAAGCTTGCTTTCTTACAGAAGAGTTGGCGGATTCTGGAACCCGCTTTACATTTCAATAAGTTAGGTTTTACCGAAGCGAGTGTCTCCCAAAATCGTAATTTCGTCATGTGACGTCATTGCCTCTCGGCGATTTTAATAACCTCAATTTGATGAGTCCATTTTTTTGATAGTACTCCTCCCTTATCAGTTCAGCAGTTCGATCTAAATCAGCTTCATACTCCTCGACAGTAATTCCAGGAGACTCTTCCTGGATCGTACGCCAGTGATCCTCCCACTCCTCTTTTTCTAGTTTTTTAATCAAACGCTTTAACGCGGCTAGATGGCCACTCGGAAGTGAAACGATCTCTTTGATTCTGCCCATAGCAATCGACCTAGCTTCATTGTAGCCAGCACGAAAATTTGAAATATCCGTTTCAGTCATACTCAACTCCTATCTCCAAATAGCTTAACAACCTTTGCCATTGCCTCGTCGGCAGTAGTGAACTTCAACGAATCAGTGACACCTTCAACCTCAACCCCTGCCAAACGAATATATCGCTGCATGGTTTCGAGTTCCTTCCATCCACATATCTTCATCACCCTTGCGGCCTCGACGCCATTACGGAGCAGCTGTGTGGCAAAACAGGCGCGCAGCGCGTGAAAGTTCACTTCGGGGATTCCAATCAGTTTGCAGAACTCTCTCAGTACCCGTGCTTGTGACCCACGCTCCCAGTTGGTGATTCGCGGTAGGACGTAATTTGATGTTGCCGAATGCTTCGCTCGAAGCTCTTTCAGCAGTCTCGCAAGTTCGTCATTGATCGGCACTTCGCGCCAGTATCCGCCCTTTGTCGGTCCGATTCGTTTGAACCTGCCGTTGTATGACTTATTGATAAAAAGTCTCCGGCTATCAAGATCAACGTCACTCCATTCGAGAGCCAAGGCTTCACCGCTGCGGGTTCCAGTATGAAGACTGAATAACCAAATTGGATACCAGGGGTGGTTGTAACCTTGGGCTGCTTCTAGCAATTTTCTGATCTGCTGTAGATTGAGAATTGGCTTTTGCTTTTCGTGTTTGCGGCCGACCAGGGGGACGTCTTTCGCGGGACTATGCTGGATCCCTTTAATTCGGCCAGCAGTGATTGCCCAATCGTAGATCGTGTTCAGTGCACTTCTTAGCTTAAGTTGAACTCCACGCGACTTTCCCATCTCGAAATGAATATGGTGCAAACGCTGAACTATTTCAGTGGCGGTAATCTCAGACGCTGATCGCTTCCACCAGTCAGAGATGTACTTGCGAAGCACCTGACCGTAATCATCGAGCGTGGATTTTGTAATTACTCGAACGGTAAAAATTCTGTTTGTCACAACCCCGGTCTCCCAGTCTTCAATGATCTGACCAAGTGCGGAGCCCAAGTATTTAGAGTTCCCCAAAAATAGTGGACAGTTTTCTTCGAGCGGTTTAAACAAACCGATGGGAGATAACAATGAGTTCAAAGAGAAGGGTTTTTTCAGAAGAGTATAAGGCCAAGCCATTGATTTAGCAGAGAAAATGGGAACAACAAAGGCCTCACAAGATCTAGGTATAAATCCGGCAAATATTCGTCGATGGAAAATCGAAGCGCAATCAGGTCGCGCCGCTGCGAGCGGCGCAGAAACTATGAAGAACTGGAGCTTGAGGTTCGAGAACTCAGAAAGGAAAATAGTATTTGAACAAAGTCAGCGATGTTCTAAAAAAAGCCTAGGATCATATCAAAGGATCAAATGAGAAATTCCAAATGATTTTGGACCTTTCAAATGAAGTTCCTATCAACCGCCTGTGCAGACATTTTGGGGTGAGTACCAGTAGGTATTACCAATGGAAAGCGAATAGTCAGTTCAAATTCTTGACGAAAAAAAGGAAATCTGCAAGAGTGAGGAGATTTTCAAAGCTAGCAAAAGTACCTATATGGCTCACCAAGGATCTTTCATGAGCTGAGGAGCAAGGGATTTTCTGTAAGTGAAAATACTGTTGCGAAGTATATAGGGAGATGGGATTGGATGCCCGATTAAAGAAAATATCGAGTGAGAACGACTAATTCGAACCACGAGGGCCTAATTGCTTCCACGAGTTTTCAGGATCGAGGATGATCTGCCCAAAGACTCTAATCAGGTCTTTGCCGGAGATATCACTTATCTGAGATTTGGATCTGGCTTTTTCTATCTGGCCATAGTTCTCGATGTTTGTACCGAAAGTTGTGGGCTGGTCGGTCACTGACAGTTTAGAAACCACCGGGGTCTTGAATGCTCTGCAGATGGCATTGGCTAATTGCGGAAATAGAGCGAAGATCGTCTTTCACTCGGACCGCGGGATTCAGTACGCGAGCAAATTATTTTGGCTTTGCTAAAGAAGAAGGATGTGATTCCGAGCATGAGTCGCAAGGGAAACTGCTACGACAATTCGATTGTTGAGAGTTGGTTCAAGTCATTCAAGTCTAGTGTCTTTACCGTCATGACTACAAAACCGAAGCAGAGTTGAGAATCTTAGTTTTTGAGTATATTGAAACCTGGTACAATAAAAAAAGATTGCATTCATCGCTTGGCTATCAAAGTCCTTTGGAGTATGAATCAACACTAAATGCCGCCTGAGAAACTATCCAGTTTTTCTGGGGAATTCCATTTCACGGCGAGCTACTTCTCGTTGAGCCTCATCAATTAGCGCATCTCTGATTTTGATTGCCTGTTCAATCGTGCGAATGTTCTTACTACTCTCGCGCTGGGTAACAATCGCCGGATCGATCTTGCCCTTAACTTTGATCCTCACTAAAAACTGATGGGGCCCACTTTCTGCAATTTGCTTGATGCCTTTAGTATCCATACAAATTTCCGACCCGACATTTCTCTATCCACCGGTCCAATTCAATTTTCTTAAATAAGAGCCGACGGTTAACCTTGTATGCGGTGATTTGTTTGCGAAGAACTAGGTTTCGCATGGCTCCCTGTGATTTTCGCAAATAAACTGCGGCCTCCGGACACGTCATGTATGGGCTCTGGGGTTTGTTGA includes the following:
- a CDS encoding DUF1398 family protein, with amino-acid sequence MCWQCDQQGSPLVTGTHEIPKFNLEALLAAIRTDQEGRSTFPEFLQSAWQAGVIGYDADFVGRKVIYYGVNGEKYFEEYPAVEVKK
- a CDS encoding anti-sigma factor, translating into MKHCYIKISLGLLGWVLGTQIANGRSMDLKSANGKVLIAAPTEINGPTNRGVWFIDPGSGSFSLDLPELPKNQVYEGWIVDDCTGKKFSTGLFRSNGGIDSDAAGKFAGPLALNFPQVPGSDFVTLGHNLVDGGHNVVVTVEPYPDSDPNPSGLAVLKVNIPRETAPGTELIFDNIAQ
- a CDS encoding site-specific integrase; amino-acid sequence: MTNRIFTVRVITKSTLDDYGQVLRKYISDWWKRSASEITATEIVQRLHHIHFEMGKSRGVQLKLRSALNTIYDWAITAGRIKGIQHSPAKDVPLVGRKHEKQKPILNLQQIRKLLEAAQGYNHPWYPIWLFSLHTGTRSGEALALEWSDVDLDSRRLFINKSYNGRFKRIGPTKGGYWREVPINDELARLLKELRAKHSATSNYVLPRITNWERGSQARVLREFCKLIGIPEVNFHALRACFATQLLRNGVEAARVMKICGWKELETMQRYIRLAGVEVEGVTDSLKFTTADEAMAKVVKLFGDRS
- a CDS encoding LysR family transcriptional regulator; protein product: MARDIHVDQIKKLWILDLVIQKGSLRKAALHAKISPSAISQTLSSLEQAFGKSLLIRDRGKAIPTQDALAILEIVRPAFDAFDRLRFYTGAPAPKMSWLNFGTYESIAMDLLPGLIHSLREKLPDLRLGLRISRTSHLLTMVRKGELCSALIAEVDDLQRFYVKDVSEDRLGLYVSKVHPISNYGWSAIQEFGFGSLAPGKDGLPRYFTKFVRQHELTKPTILSDSFETLRAAAAAGSIVAVLPNRVAKRLDDLIEISPKRSNGKLPKETGQHRIYVVSQTNCDRAEADFIAEVAGKLLSDHR
- a CDS encoding helix-turn-helix domain-containing protein, which gives rise to MNKISALRAEGTGQNLSLNKPQSPYMTCPEAAVYLRKSQGAMRNLVLRKQITAYKVNRRLLFKKIELDRWIEKCRVGNLYGY
- a CDS encoding TMEM165/GDT1 family protein; the protein is MEAVINSFILVFVSEMGDKTQLLALVLAVRSTRKPSCNGHS
- a CDS encoding DUF4423 domain-containing protein yields the protein MQVWEFLSYRAYLISRLGPEGSRSGSRKELAAAIQIHTTYVSQVLKGKAEFSLEQAEAINTFFGHTEEEGEYFILLLLQDRAGSSKLKKRFESKIQKMRDERLNISKRLNVDNAISEKDREHFYSSAVYGAAHVLCSLPNYRTVPSLAEALRLPRVRVAEIVEFLLRIGVLKSEKDLLLPGPRHVHLGNESEMILKHHINWRMHCISNLQFLNKEDLHYSACLSISHDGAFRVKEAILDTLKKTVSIVGESKVETGYVLNFDFYKLIQ
- a CDS encoding IS3 family transposase; protein product: MRILVFEYIETWYNKKRLHSSLGYQSPLEYESTLNAA